Proteins encoded in a region of the Acipenser ruthenus chromosome 11, fAciRut3.2 maternal haplotype, whole genome shotgun sequence genome:
- the LOC117973338 gene encoding melanocortin receptor 4-like: MALSPVLPLDGFGNVLLFLFNIFLATGMVFLNTSVFTSIAINKSLRNENRCLYMLSTCISDVCSGFTYYYVGVLDIQDNYASPNRTYYIGPTFLGLSYMATLAAQADRYHAVISPFKYSQRMTRNRTAVVILFCWVYAFFIVGVNNLVPIGTASAITGIGTFVANLFTVIIMIGLNIKLFIIAKFHLERDPPSAERESKRASIYLIVVVAVFFLIAWLPIFIHIIICNISGTRCYAFKNEGTDALRTLPRVNALITPLLYIRGCAPLRATLFSKVWKPCCKNRR, translated from the coding sequence ATGGCTCTTTCGCCGGTGCTTCCTCTGGATGGATTCGGCAAtgtgttgctttttctttttaatattttccTGGCTACCGGAATGGTCTTTTTAAACACTTCGGTGTTTACATCTATTGCGATAAACAAGTCGCTAAGAAACGAGAATCGTTGTTTGTACATGCTGAGTACTTGTATAAGCGACGTCTGTTCAGGATTTACTTACTACTACGTTGGCGTTCTTGACATCCAAGACAACTATGCATCTCCTAATAGAACGTATTACATAGGGCCTACGTTTCTCGGACTCTCCTACATGGCGACTCTGGCAGCTCAAGCAGATCGATACCACGCCGTCATTTCACCTTTCAAATACTCGCAAAGAATGACTCGAAACCGGACTGCTGTTGTCATCTTGTTTTGCTGGGTGTATGCTTTCTTCATCGTCGGGGTGAATAACCTGGTTCCGATCGGTACTGCCAGTGCAATCACCGGTATAGGTACCTTTGTGGCTAACTTGTTCACAGTTATAATCATGATAGGTCTCAACATTAAATTGTTCATAATAGCCAAGTTTCACCTTGAAAGGGACCCCCCTTCGGCCGAGAGAGAAAGCAAGCGGGCTTCAATATATCTCATTGTTGTGGTGGCTGTTTTTTTCCTCATTGCATGGTTACCTATATTCATTCACATAATCATATGCAACATTTCTGGCACCAGATGTTACGCTTTTAAGAACGAAGGGACGGATGCACTTCGAACTCTACCGCGAGTGAACGCTTTGATCACGCCGCTCTTGTACATTCGGGGCTGTGCTCCGTTAAGGGCGACGCTGTTCAGCAAGGTGTGGAAACCGTGCTGTAAAAACCGGAGGTAA